The Bicyclus anynana chromosome 12, ilBicAnyn1.1, whole genome shotgun sequence genomic interval CAAGCCCATTTAACCATACTTCCCTCTTTCTCACTTTTCTTTCACTTTCTGTCTGTCCTGTCATTACTGCATTGACTTGTTTTGGAGATTGAATCttcttcaaaattttttttttctcccttTCCATTgtctatcggagatcagtctccggaccataatccgatcaaatgactGCTTAGTATgtctataaaaaacaaaaacttacatTGATAACATCTTCAAGCTTACTTCCAGGTGTGGCGGACAAAGCAAGCACCCTGTACACAGTATGTCCCATGTCAGTCAATGTGGATATTATTTGACAGTATGCATAATTTCCTTTCGCTCTGTGTGCTTCATCTACAACAAGGCACCTTATTTTCTCTCCAGGACATATACCTGACTTGATGTCATTGTACACAACCTGGGGTGTGGCAAAGAATACTCTTTTGGTTTGCCAGTGGGATTTCCTTGTGTTGACTGGCATGTGACCTGAAATATTtagtcataataaaataataggtcaaatttcaaatattcattaaaaacaaaaaaggctTAAAAGGGGGTCCGAAGGGAAAACCCTCTTACACTACCTAAAAAGGCAAACTTGGTTGTCTGCCCGTGAAGAATTTTTGCCAAAGTAACATGTATCAAgttgaaaattgttttcaaataCTGAGACTGCAAAGGTTTGTCCTGTCTGATTCATTGATACTTTGTAATTTCATAAATTGtagtaatagtaatattatattatactagcggacttgGTTGtctgcccgcgacttcgtccgcgtgagactcgatgtaaactttcaactacctctaccctacccctaacctacccctactctacctcttTATCCTATTTTTTCCGCattaaaaggtagcctatgtcctTTCTCAGGGTCTAAAGAGTgtctgtaccaaatttcatcaaaatcggttgagaggTTAAGCgggaaacagacagacagttactttcgcatttataatattagtagggatgtaatagtaatagtaatattatattaagtttcTTAGACTATTAACTTATTTATCCTATATTATGGGCTTGATTGTAGAATACAATATACTATGACAAATTCCAAATCCAAGATGGCGCTACCACAACATTTTGGAGAAGGGGGTCAgaggttttttaaatttttcttactttgcttttatttattttatatgtggGAAAGGCTGATAAAATATATGATTAACTAAATATTACCTGTCATTTCAATGGTGTCCTTATGGGGCAGAGCAACTATCTTGTAGCAGGCCTCAATCTGTTGGGCCACTAGAGGACGAGTAGGTGCTGTAAACACAATCTTGCCCAAAGGATACCATCGATAGTAGTTATACATAATCACTGCTGCTATGAATGTTTTACCTAACCCAGTTGGGAGGCTCACCTATTAAAGAAAACATGTAGCAGTATAAGTAATAAgcaagatttaaattaaaacatgtttaaactacaagtttaaaaaaattttaaatgctaaaaataaaaaaaaacgtaaatataaTTGGATATGTTAACTCCACTAAGTTGTTGAGTCTTGCTGCCAGTGGGGTGCTAGTTAGCTACTTCTGTCTACAATCCTTAGAGGTTTCTTTGCATGTCATTAGAATGCCAGATAAAAACCAGTTGAAAAAAAGAACTATTTTGCAACCGATTGGTTCAATATGTATTCTTATTATACCTAAACAATATGAGAaccatgattatataatgatttatttattttgctatcatccgcaaaaagtcgacgaacccatgcaacaacgtcacccaggtccaacaaaatactctctacgtacgtttcaccccgaaaccggagcatcctcaggagatgttgactctacaacatgcaattgcacgttgtagagtcaacatctcctgaggatgatgaacttccgcaaagtaacgcctgcttctatccaatatgagaacctttacattattatatacatagtttagagataatttttcaaatgaaaCACACTTACAAGTGTATTTTTCAAGATAGCAGCATTGATAATGTTGAACTGGTAGTCTCGTATGGGGTAGTTAGTGGGGTATGCCCATGTCTGGCCTGTGATCTTGTCATACCCACTGATTTCTTCATCACAACACAGAGCACtgcaacattattattttatataatactagaaagcaaaacaaacaaaaaacaaactcacttttacatttataaatacaatatggATTGACGGTtgcttttacattatatttatatgactATAAATTATTCTCTAAAATGTATGAGATAATAAAggttaaatacatatttataaaaagcaaaacttttattatttacctgaCATTAAGAAGACTTTTATCTGCATTATCATTGGGATCTAGTCTTTCCTTGAAATCCGAATTATCAAAGTTTGCTAAAAGTGAGGAGTCATCAAAGAAATCCTCATCAAATAAACTGTGTGATTTATTAGCATTTTTAGccattttaacatttacttTGTTTCACCACTGATGTTGTGAATGTTTCATTGTTTACATCTAATTAAGGAAAAAGAGAACATAGTTTtgatattttaacaaattactcATTGGTTGACTCTGTAATTGCTAGACATACCTCATTATATAGAGGCTTTTGTATGACAATCTATACTCATACCATACTAAGtagccaactatggagtttggactgtggtggctttggaaggtagcaagaGTTAATGATCTAGACCATGGGCGTAGCGCGGTACAGGCAAGGGGGGGCATGGCCCCTCCTAGCTGAGCGGCAGGTCTTTGGGGCTTCATACCAAATTTTCAAAGATaactttcaaataaatattaattaataataataatttataattttcaataaattttcaaactAAGTTTTAAGTGACCTTAAGTGGATGTTTTGGTTTCGGCCGTATAACTAGTTTTGATCGGATAATATCAATTTGTAATGTGaaatactcaatttaagtatGCACCCCCTCCCCCCCCTAAATAGaatcctggctacgcccatAGTCTACACACATAAACATATTATGAGAAAAGCGCTGGTTGCAGCATTAAAGCTATGAGCTATGACCACAGGAGACGTCCCATAGAAGATaccaaaaaaaaacgttttatacttggacaatcgAGGGCCCTTGAAACTTGCTGCTACTTGAAACTGCCAAAGCAACCAGGTTTCGAATACTTGACTATATTTACAAATTGGAATGGAATGAAAACATGGAAAAGTTTCAGCCTTCAATATAAAGTAGGTCTAACTATAGCAGGCTCTTGTACCAAGTTTGAATTGCATTGCAGCAAAAATGATATCACTTCAAGTTTATAGCacttttaattcaataaatctAGAACCTTTAGTTGATTTTATAGTAGACACAGTTCTCCATGTACAGTTATTTTCACGTTTTCACTTTCGTAAACTTTCAGGAAATCCTTCTGATTCTGAaatcattgttttttatttcaaaataatgaagtaaaaaataaaatctgaaattgACAGTTaacttgacagttgacagtaTTTGACCCACTTGACACATTTGTACGTTTATCTTGACAGTTGAAGTAAATCACAGACTCAAAAATACCAATAAATCTGAAATCGTTAACCGAAAAGTAAATAGACACTTGAGCCGCCATAAATGTTCCGTGAGACGAATAAATCATCCATCGCATTCCCTCAGAAAAGAGACCAACTTATTTGTGGACtggcgctgctgctgcatcagAGACCCTCAAGCAGCGCAAATACAACAATCTAATCGGAGATTACGTATTACGTACGTTTGCGGTCGAAACGCTAGGACCGCAGGTGTCCGAGTACtcgctttctttttaaagaaatcgcCAAGTgattaatcgacgcctcccgtgTCCAGAAGGCTCGGCTATATTTTTAGGTcagagaattagtattgccattcAACGTGgtaatactgccagccttctgggcactttatcaatgaacatcgattcggatgaattctacgacgcctatgtccgtagatatttttaaatttccttttaatttattttataataggttgtagttaatttagttaaatattattgttttaatgtattagtgtaaataatagTAGTGAGAATGACTAATTAATACAAAGTTAAAATGTAGTGTAAACACCATAATGGTAAACACAAAATGACgactataatatattgtaaaatacaAGTAAGGAGTCCGGTTTAGATAAGTCgatgaaaaaatatttggtcTAGTGTGCTGCTATGTCAAAACCACGTTAAAATCGAAAGTCTTTTGACGTATAgtcatataatataaattacaacgACTCGGCAAAccgttgtttatttatttctttttctacgaCAGGTCAAAGACAAATCCAAGTTTTGGTCTAtaaaatgtcaaagtcaaactaTTTTCTATAGCCTGTGTAGTAGGTATAGACAAACTTctaggaaaatttaaaaacaagtatTGTTTTGTTGAGctgtttttaaatttgtttaaactttaaaattttgaatagtctatagtgatctgtgctttgaatacaatttttattcaaaatcacTACTACGCGATTTATAGTAGTATAGCGATAGTAGTAATAATTATGCTTAGTTTAGGAATAAAATCGTAGCTATCGTATTTTGAAATGGATTTAGAAGACGGTTTGGATGACCTTTTGGCTGAAATATGTGAGCCCACATCtccaaagaaaataaaaactgatGATAAGGATTGCCCAGTCCAACCAGGTAAACAAGAATTACTTAGaatatattaggtattattattagttaatggGGTTTAACTGTAAGGAGAGGCTAGTTCCAGTCagcctccccaactgccaacctcacctgctcgtggtgcgcCCTGCAAAAAGACCGACGAAGCTCatgccggtgtcgggcagcagcgacaccggcgcgaaaAATCAAGCTCTgtgctgaccaacccgcatacCCAGcatggtcagtactgggcaaaactttgtgtGGATGACAAAATTATTCAATGAACCATTTATTATGACTGTATAACAAAGACAAATCAAATTGCAGGGCCATCTACCTCTACAGTTAAAAAGTCTGCTATATCTAAAACACACTGTGTACTGGTCAACCAAAAACAGGtgggtatttaaaaatattatctaatgAAAATAGacttaataatgatgatgatttcttttCACTTTCTCAGTAatagattatttaaattatggAATAAATTGAATAATGACACAGTCACTAAATGTGTTTAAGAACCAGTTGGATAAATATATGACAATAAAAATCACAATGATATAGACACATCATACATACAACAGCCAACCCCTAGTGGCCAAGtgtggaaaaggcccaggaaagaaaaagaagatagATGCATCAGTGAAAGCTgcttctataatataataatgatagtTTAGTTGGAAGTTAATTAATAAGGGTAATATTATTATCGAGATACtaattgtgttcattttaatgACTGCAGTATTACCATTTTGAATTACAAACTTAAGTTGATACCACAGTCAAAGATCTGCTTGCAACCAGCAAATCTGTGACTTTTTGTGATGTTATAAGTTCACTTAAAAACTATTGGTACACTCTCTGGTACCAATAGTTTTCGATATACaaattatgtttgtttataatGACCCCTGAGTGAGCatttaacttaaacttaattCTACTAAAGTATTAGTTCCACTTGCAACCAGCAATGTGGTGATTTgtgatgtttgtttgttggtgtaaatttttgatgtaaataaatttaaagctagaaattatgttaatattaattttactcatttatttattaattaacatttgttattgttatggCTGTGAAAGTGTAAGTATGAAAGTGGaaccctaaataaataaattttattttattttccttccAGCGTGGTAACCCATTGTTGAAATTCATAAAGTGtgtcccgtgggaatatgatGACATTATCCCTGATTATGAAATAGGCAAAGCAATATCTATTCTCTTTCTATCTGTACGCTATCATAATTTAAATCCAGATTACATCAACAACAGACTGAAGGAGTTGGGGAAGAAATATGAGCTTCGGGTACTATTAGTGCAGGTAAATATTTTACTACGgcttatactattattatatgaacattataaaagcaaatcatcgtcatcttcatcattatcagctgatggatgtcaactgctggacataggcctcttgtatggacttccaaacaaaacgttcTTGAGCCACCAgtgtccagcggctccctgcaatccgcttgtcttcggtccacctatttgggggtcgaccaacactgtgctttccagtgcggggtcgccattccagcatcttgggaccccaacgtccatcggctcttcgaactatgtggcctgcccattgccacttcagcttcatgactcactgagctatatcagtgactttggttctttggAAGACTTTCATCTTCAAAACTGACCTTATTgtaaagaaaatgttattttatcttataaagttgttatattaattttatttataattactgtataatatataactaagTAGATAGCAATTTTTTATGAGTAACTTCAAATCCAGGTTGATCTTAAAGATCCACACACAGCGTTGAAGAATTTAACAAGAATCTGCCTCTTGACTGATATGACACTAATGTTGGCCTGGAGTCCAGAGGAAGCTGCAAAGATTGtggaaaactataaaatatttgagAATAAACCACCAGACAAGATAATGGAAAAAGTTGAAAATGATCCACATCaaaaggttaatttttttatcattattttttcactcatttatttatttactcgttttttttttaatttttaacaacatcatactaatcctactaatattataaacgcgaaagtttgtatggatgtatgtttggatgtttgttactctataacggtgctactactgaagcgatttagctgaaagtaatggaaacagattttactctggattaacacataggatactttttatcccgaaaaaatccatggtttcctgagatttgcgaaaactgatgattttaatgatatgaatgtttgttactctttcacgcctcaactactgaaccgaattagctgaaattttaatattaagatatattatagcctgtattaacatatagactactttttatcccgaaaaaatccatggtgccgagggatttgtgaaaaactaaattcgcaagtcgcgggcgtccgctagtattataaacgcgaaagtttgtatggatgtttgtttcgatgtttgttactctttaacgccgcaacttctgaaccgatttggctgaaatttggaatggaaataggtattactcaggattaacacataggcacttTTCATCTTGAAAAAATTGaaggttcccgagggatttgcgaaaatctaaattccacgcggacgaagtcgcgggcgtccgctagtttgtaaaatatttttcagtaaagtattcataaataatcatttataatttatatttagcaataattaataacatatttattgttttttttttgtagatagtAAATGCCCTGTCATCTATAAAACCAGTCAACAAGACAGATGCAATGACACTTATAACAAGGTTCAGTACAttagaaaatattatcaaaGCAACAGAGTCCCAGCTGGCCGAATGTCCAGGGTTCGGTGCCACTAAGGCCAAGAAGCTTTACAAAGCCCTACATGAACCATTTTTAAAGAAGGGAAATGTAAGCAAGGATACTTTGAAAAAAGATGAATTTGCAGAAAACATTTGCTTAGAAGATATACAAAATCTGGAAACTGAAATACAAAGTGAGGagccaaaataaattaaatttagctgATAAATAAgtgtataagtataaaaataggtatgtttgttttaacatacgtacctatctatgaaatatattttgttaaaaacaaattcGTATTAATTTTCGAACTCTCGTCGCACTCAAAAATTAATCTATGTTCAGTTCaacatgtaaaaattaaatttataaaaatgcatTTCGCCTATCTAAAAATTCAAGGGGGATTTTGGAAACTAAAGACAACTAACTCCTCTCAATTCATTCCCTtcgtcgtcaacccatattcggctcactgctgagctcgagtctcctctcagaatgagaggggttaggccaatagtccaccacgctggcccaatgcggattggcagacttcacacacgcaaagaattaagataattctctggtatgcaggtttcctctcgatgttttccttcaccgattgagacacgtgatatttaatttcttaaaatgcacacaactgaaaagttggaggtgcatgccccggactggattcgaacccacaccctccggaatcggaggcagaggtcatatccactgggctatcacggctcatattcCCTTATTTGAGATGAATCtaatgacacctcatatgtTCGATATCTTTTAGTAGTtgtagcagtggcgtgcacttcatagatgcttAAATGCACTGCTTATTATGAGGACTCCTTACAAACTTGAATTGCAGAAGAAATTTTCCAGTTTATAATATGTGTACGAATAGTGCTTTTTGTGGCAGAGCTTGACCGGGGAAGCACTACCGCCATGTTTGTCTATAAAACAGTGCcaagaattaaaaaagacaAATCATTGCATAACTTAGCTCTCGTATAAACAGGCGAAAGAGGAATCTAAAGTCAATCAAAACACTTGTCGCCTCCTTTGGTCTCCCAACGTCACTTCAAACAGACGTCCAAGTACAAGAGGTAGCCAGGTAGGTAAATAAAGTCTTTATGGATTTAAGTAATTGCAATACAGCATActagtggcgaaggatgaaatatagacgaaggtaagccgccccaaagaaaactaaattcatGTAGCGTGctgcgtgatacaaactccggtttctcatatatctagatacagtacaagaatgaatatgcatggatttttaaaggtaacccgttGGGGATCAGCTTGCACGAGCTCTTCGCCGCTGCAGCATACAAAAGAACATAATCATAAAACCTAGTGTTAGTTCATCTCAAATGTGATAATACATAGACCTAAGTATTACataattggaaaatatttacttgcgcatgattttttttatgtaacttatAGTAATACAGCAATGCAATTTTTCTAGCACTTGCATAATTCGctagatataatattatttatcagtAATTTTGTAACTAAGTAATTGGAATTAATTAGGACGTATTTTTCAACTGTAGTAAtgtacttattaataaattaatgatctatttatatattgttgCTTTCGTGATTTGTTGTTACTTTCAAGGTTTTAGggtgttaaaaaaaactttaatcaaCCGATCTATTACTTAAACTTTTAAAGTACACGATTTTAAATAGATAGTACCTTACCCTCAtgtatttaggtaggtacacatCATAAACGTTGAGTATATCCATATTTCAAGACAACTCCTTAAATACTTTGACCAGGTTTGATCTGCTTCAAAGTCCCTGACGCAAACAAACATGCAACAAACTGATCCTATTTAGGGGTTTCCCTTTTgagtaacattttaaaaaaatatattttaatctactcgtaaattaaaacataagtaCCTATCTAACATGGTACGTACATACCTAGTGTGAAAATATATCATAAACTATATAATGTTATAGATCTAATACGTGAgtaagattacaaaaataacttcTTTCTTCAAATAAGTTTGTATGTGTTAGTAGGTGCCTACATGTGCCTTTcgttttactttttaacgctTTCAAAGTTCAAATATCCAGAGGCTCGGCTGTTGGCTCGATGCGGCGCGCTCggtgtacaaaataaaacctcAACAGCGTCAAACCGGCTTCGCTTGAGACTGGACGTACGAATACGCTTACTCTGACGCGGTCGTCAAAACAAACCGCGGgaaa includes:
- the LOC112053034 gene encoding DNA excision repair protein ERCC-1 isoform X2, with the protein product MIRIAQSNQRGNPLLKFIKCVPWEYDDIIPDYEIGKAISILFLSVRYHNLNPDYINNRLKELGKKYELRVLLVQVDLKDPHTALKNLTRICLLTDMTLMLAWSPEEAAKIVENYKIFENKPPDKIMEKVENDPHQKIVNALSSIKPVNKTDAMTLITRFSTLENIIKATESQLAECPGFGATKAKKLYKALHEPFLKKGNVSKDTLKKDEFAENICLEDIQNLETEIQSEEPK
- the LOC112053034 gene encoding DNA excision repair protein ERCC-1 isoform X1; this translates as MDLEDGLDDLLAEICEPTSPKKIKTDDKDCPVQPGPSTSTVKKSAISKTHCVLVNQKQRGNPLLKFIKCVPWEYDDIIPDYEIGKAISILFLSVRYHNLNPDYINNRLKELGKKYELRVLLVQVDLKDPHTALKNLTRICLLTDMTLMLAWSPEEAAKIVENYKIFENKPPDKIMEKVENDPHQKIVNALSSIKPVNKTDAMTLITRFSTLENIIKATESQLAECPGFGATKAKKLYKALHEPFLKKGNVSKDTLKKDEFAENICLEDIQNLETEIQSEEPK